In one Komagataeibacter sp. FNDCR2 genomic region, the following are encoded:
- a CDS encoding efflux transporter outer membrane subunit, giving the protein MTAGCAVGPNFHKPTPWTPKQYGGPDRIQAATGASGSPAQVASQTTPDDPDTAWWNVFHDAELTKLEQRVATDNLDVRRYAYRMAQSRAELRIAGAERYPAMSATGSYARQQYSTKMLQRIVTDVESDPQLSNNPVFSQYAPPPGQAKIPLFNQWRDSIDATWEIDLWGRVRRQYEAAAAETQATNEARRAILISRQSEVARDYMELRNTQQQVRIVMENRDVAKSLLDLNQQRYAKGLSSDLEVEQARAQYTDTLARLPQLEQQLVAQVNALSLLMGEPPRALSDELLDASAIPPVPLRVPVGVPSELARRRPDIRRAEASLHAATAQVGEAVAEFYPRVTINAGFGFESLSFRDMGFWNAKAWNVGPSITLPLFQGGRLRGQLELRKAAQKEAAISYQQTVLGAWHDVDNALTAYTDEQLRHDELTQRAEASHHALQLAQDQYRQGMITYLTVLDTQRQYLAAQSDLTTSTATISGNLVRLYNALGGGWETTYPEPARRQTQSAAQATPTPAMPAAGESAPSTSRKPA; this is encoded by the coding sequence ATGACCGCCGGGTGTGCGGTTGGCCCGAATTTCCACAAACCCACCCCCTGGACACCCAAGCAGTACGGCGGCCCGGACCGTATTCAGGCCGCGACCGGCGCCAGCGGCAGCCCTGCGCAGGTTGCAAGCCAGACCACCCCCGATGATCCCGACACCGCATGGTGGAATGTGTTCCACGATGCCGAACTGACCAAGCTCGAGCAGCGCGTCGCGACCGACAACCTCGATGTCCGCCGCTATGCCTACCGCATGGCCCAGAGCCGCGCGGAACTGCGCATCGCGGGCGCCGAACGCTACCCCGCCATGTCCGCGACCGGATCCTACGCCCGCCAGCAGTACAGCACCAAGATGCTCCAGCGCATCGTGACCGATGTGGAGAGCGACCCGCAACTGAGCAACAACCCGGTATTTTCTCAATACGCCCCCCCTCCCGGTCAGGCCAAAATCCCGCTGTTCAACCAATGGCGTGACAGCATCGACGCGACATGGGAAATCGACCTGTGGGGCCGGGTGCGCCGCCAGTACGAGGCCGCCGCCGCCGAAACGCAGGCCACGAACGAAGCCCGCCGCGCCATCCTGATTTCACGCCAGTCGGAAGTGGCGCGGGATTACATGGAACTGCGCAACACGCAGCAGCAGGTGCGCATCGTCATGGAAAACCGCGACGTGGCGAAATCCCTGCTGGACCTGAACCAGCAGCGTTACGCCAAGGGACTGTCGAGCGACCTGGAGGTGGAACAGGCCCGCGCGCAGTACACGGACACACTGGCCCGCCTGCCGCAGCTTGAGCAGCAGCTTGTCGCGCAGGTCAACGCGCTCAGCCTGCTCATGGGCGAGCCGCCGCGCGCCCTGTCCGATGAACTGCTCGATGCATCGGCCATTCCGCCCGTGCCGTTGCGCGTGCCGGTGGGCGTGCCCTCGGAACTGGCGCGCCGCCGCCCCGATATCCGCCGCGCGGAAGCCAGCCTGCACGCGGCGACCGCGCAGGTGGGCGAAGCCGTGGCCGAATTCTACCCCCGCGTCACGATCAATGCGGGATTCGGGTTCGAATCCCTGTCCTTCCGCGATATGGGGTTCTGGAACGCCAAGGCATGGAATGTCGGGCCGTCCATCACGCTGCCGCTGTTCCAGGGCGGGCGGCTGCGCGGGCAGCTTGAACTGCGCAAGGCCGCGCAGAAGGAAGCCGCCATTTCCTACCAGCAGACCGTGCTGGGCGCATGGCATGACGTGGATAACGCCCTGACCGCCTATACCGATGAGCAACTGCGCCATGACGAACTGACCCAGCGCGCGGAAGCCAGCCACCATGCCCTGCAACTGGCGCAGGACCAGTACCGCCAGGGCATGATCACCTACCTGACCGTGCTGGACACGCAGCGCCAGTATCTGGCCGCCCAGTCCGACCTGACCACCAGCACCGCCACGATATCGGGCAACCTGGTGCGACTGTACAACGCACTGGGCGGCGGATGGGAAACCACCTACCCCGAACCGGCCCGCCGCCAGACACAGTCCGCCGCACAGGCCACACCGACCCCGGCGATGCCTGCGGCAGGTGAATCCGCCCCTTCCACGTCACGCAAACCCGCCTGA
- the dksA gene encoding RNA polymerase-binding protein DksA, with amino-acid sequence MITLPPDYRPSEDEEFMNPQQVEYFRLKLLKWRTDLLKEADETLASLSEGGIHEADITDRASVETDRALELRTRDRARKLISKINQALQRIESGTYGYCEETGEPIGLKRLEARPIATLSIEAQERHERMERIHRDD; translated from the coding sequence ATGATTACATTGCCCCCCGATTATCGCCCTTCGGAGGATGAGGAATTCATGAATCCGCAGCAGGTGGAATATTTCCGCCTCAAGCTGCTGAAATGGCGAACGGATCTGCTCAAGGAAGCGGATGAAACACTTGCCAGCCTGTCCGAAGGCGGCATCCACGAAGCGGATATTACCGACCGGGCCAGTGTCGAGACCGACCGCGCGCTGGAACTGCGCACGCGCGACCGGGCCCGCAAGCTGATTTCAAAGATCAATCAGGCGCTCCAGCGTATCGAATCCGGAACATACGGTTACTGCGAGGAAACGGGCGAGCCCATCGGCCTCAAACGGCTGGAGGCCCGCCCCATCGCGACCCTGTCGATCGAGGCGCAGGAACGCCACGAACGCATGGAACGCATCCACCGCGACGACTAG